In Methanothermococcus thermolithotrophicus DSM 2095, one DNA window encodes the following:
- a CDS encoding DUF166 domain-containing protein, giving the protein MNIAIVSEGKYGNRAYEVIGKKYNCDFIKIKYSGEFEDIEIDKNQLKELEKYDLFITYTINPDLTYELVYQISKINKNAFVIVGAWNGEGFKNQLESFGNAFCPDLMCEIDEEVLKDYVEKYPQFKEFLKYFGRPKVKIYLEDNKIKDIEVLSESPCGSTSETLKEFVGKEFNENTLTDIGLRVQHFCRAGKLRVFVEKECKKTKAGKILVDAVKKGLVQ; this is encoded by the coding sequence GTGAATATTGCAATAGTTTCCGAAGGAAAATACGGGAATAGGGCCTATGAGGTCATAGGTAAAAAATACAACTGTGATTTTATTAAAATTAAATATTCTGGAGAATTCGAAGATATTGAAATCGATAAAAATCAACTAAAAGAACTTGAAAAATACGATTTATTTATAACCTACACCATTAATCCAGATTTGACATATGAACTTGTATATCAAATCAGCAAAATAAATAAAAATGCCTTTGTTATCGTTGGAGCATGGAATGGGGAAGGGTTTAAAAATCAATTGGAGAGTTTTGGCAATGCTTTTTGCCCAGATTTAATGTGTGAGATTGATGAAGAAGTTTTAAAGGATTATGTTGAAAAATATCCTCAATTTAAGGAGTTCTTGAAATATTTCGGAAGGCCGAAGGTTAAAATTTATTTAGAAGATAACAAAATTAAGGATATTGAAGTGTTAAGTGAGAGCCCTTGTGGTTCAACCTCTGAAACTTTAAAGGAATTTGTTGGAAAGGAATTTAATGAAAATACCTTAACTGATATTGGTTTGAGGGTTCAGCACTTTTGTAGGGCTGGAAAGTTAAGGGTTTTCGTTGAAAAGGAGTGTAAAAAAACTAAGGCAGGGAAAATTCTGGTGGACGCAGTTAAGAAAGGTTTAGTACAATAA
- the priS gene encoding DNA primase catalytic subunit PriS produces MVVEHYTDTNPYGNIIMDEIKNLYKQYYIYSIKRKWLEIPDDIPHKEIGYGYTKKVDNRNLSFETEVEYLKWVLKNAPFHLYKSLSYMEYPNSPGGAAKKKIFRREVAFDIDVHKTEGCDHDDEWICEECLDVAKNQVHILAEEFLFPDFGLSDKDIKIVFSGNRGYHIYIKPQDLELRERIEKWDKPQRRFFIEYILGKNLNLNYVGSGWKRRFLKHFEKNKIGIRQFEKTSNWKSIIDKRKNKEKILSIIEETKNRLELDEKVMDDDIRLLRVIGSLHGYTGFIVKEIKYNSLEHFDPLDHAVFSKLNKKFYTVKINQKIDSLRIKNEIYDHRSSEIPASFLLFLFGHNVDFEIVE; encoded by the coding sequence ATGGTAGTTGAACACTACACAGACACAAACCCCTATGGAAACATAATAATGGATGAAATAAAAAACCTGTATAAACAATACTATATTTACTCTATTAAAAGAAAGTGGCTTGAAATCCCTGATGATATTCCCCACAAGGAAATTGGATACGGATATACAAAGAAGGTAGATAATAGAAACCTATCCTTTGAAACAGAAGTAGAATATCTTAAATGGGTTCTAAAAAATGCTCCATTTCATCTATATAAATCACTTTCATATATGGAATACCCCAATTCACCAGGGGGAGCTGCTAAAAAGAAAATATTTAGGAGAGAAGTGGCTTTTGATATAGATGTCCATAAAACTGAAGGATGCGACCATGACGATGAGTGGATATGTGAGGAATGTTTAGATGTGGCAAAAAATCAAGTCCATATACTGGCAGAAGAGTTCCTTTTTCCAGATTTTGGACTATCCGATAAAGACATAAAAATAGTATTTAGTGGAAATAGGGGATACCACATTTATATAAAACCACAGGATTTAGAATTAAGGGAAAGAATAGAAAAATGGGACAAACCCCAAAGAAGATTTTTTATAGAGTACATACTTGGCAAGAATTTAAATTTAAACTATGTAGGTAGCGGATGGAAGAGAAGATTTTTAAAACATTTTGAAAAAAATAAAATAGGTATAAGACAGTTTGAAAAAACATCAAACTGGAAGAGTATAATTGACAAAAGAAAAAATAAGGAAAAAATCCTATCCATTATCGAAGAAACGAAAAATAGGCTTGAATTAGATGAAAAAGTTATGGACGACGATATAAGACTACTGAGGGTTATAGGCTCATTGCATGGCTATACAGGATTTATAGTTAAAGAAATAAAATATAACTCCTTGGAACATTTTGATCCTCTTGATCATGCAGTATTTTCTAAATTAAATAAAAAATTCTATACTGTTAAAATAAATCAAAAAATTGATTCTTTAAGAATAAAAAATGAAATTTATGACCACCGGAGCTCCGAGATTCCTGCAAGTTTTTTGTTGTTTTTATTTGGGCATAATGTGGATTTTGAAATTGTTGAATGA
- the mfnF gene encoding (4-{4-[2-(gamma-L-glutamylamino)ethyl]phenoxymethyl}furan-2-yl)methanamine synthase, producing MILGIDIGGANTKITEIDDNGDFKVHHMYFPMWRNSNKLAEVLKTYGKGGEDIALVMTAELADAYETKKQGVDEILKAVEDAFDGDIYVFDVDGNFLTTEESRENYLKVSASNWRATAEFVSKNISNNCILVDMGSTTTDIIPIKDGRALATKTDLDRLMNNELVYVGTLRTPLSFLSNKVSFREKETNVSSEYFAITADISVVLDKIKPEQYTCDTPDGKSTDKKSCMVRLSRVLCGDLEMMNEEEVLTIADQFYNKLTNLIKQNVDKVAEKYDLTNATVVVTGLGEEILKDALKDYNIVSIKEKYGEDVSLATPSFAVGMLLKSELNSGK from the coding sequence GTGATTTTAGGCATTGATATCGGAGGAGCAAACACAAAAATTACTGAAATAGATGATAATGGTGATTTTAAAGTTCATCACATGTATTTTCCAATGTGGAGAAACAGTAATAAGTTAGCAGAAGTTTTAAAAACATATGGCAAAGGTGGTGAGGATATAGCCCTTGTAATGACTGCAGAACTTGCAGATGCATATGAAACCAAAAAGCAAGGTGTAGATGAAATTTTAAAAGCTGTTGAAGATGCGTTTGATGGAGATATTTACGTTTTTGATGTTGATGGGAACTTTTTAACAACTGAAGAATCCAGAGAAAACTATTTAAAAGTTTCAGCTTCAAACTGGCGCGCAACTGCTGAATTCGTCTCTAAAAATATATCAAACAACTGTATTCTTGTGGACATGGGTTCAACAACTACGGATATAATTCCAATTAAAGACGGGAGAGCTCTGGCAACTAAGACTGATTTAGACAGACTTATGAACAACGAACTGGTTTATGTTGGTACTTTAAGAACTCCACTTTCGTTCCTATCCAATAAGGTTTCATTTAGGGAAAAAGAAACAAATGTTTCTTCAGAATATTTTGCAATAACTGCAGACATTTCGGTGGTTTTAGATAAAATAAAACCTGAACAATACACCTGTGATACACCGGATGGAAAATCAACAGATAAAAAAAGCTGTATGGTTAGACTGTCCAGGGTTCTATGCGGGGATTTAGAAATGATGAATGAAGAGGAAGTTTTAACAATTGCTGATCAATTTTATAACAAACTGACGAATCTTATAAAACAGAACGTCGATAAAGTTGCAGAAAAATATGATTTAACTAATGCCACCGTAGTTGTTACAGGACTTGGAGAGGAAATATTAAAAGATGCTTTAAAGGATTATAACATAGTATCAATTAAGGAAAAGTATGGAGAGGATGTCTCTTTAGCTACTCCAAGCTTTGCAGTTGGTATGCTGTTGAAGAGCGAACTTAATTCCGGGAAATAA
- a CDS encoding argininosuccinate synthase produces MEKEKIAVLAYSGGLDTSCCLKLLEDEYDYKVVSVCVDVGQPEEELKEPEEKAKKFGVLEHYTIDAKEEFAKDYVFRAIKANALYEGYPLSTSLARPLIALKIVELAKKLNAEAIAHGCTGKGNDQFRFETIMRAKAPDIKVIAPIRDLNLTRNEEIEYAKKKGIPIPTESKSFSIDENLWGRSIEGGILEDPMTETPEEAFAWTVSPKEAKDEEEVVEVEFENGVPIAINGEKLDPVSLIKKANEIAGRNSVGRIDIIEDRILGLKSRENYECPGAVLLITAHKALEQLVLTREEIKFKEIVDAMYGDLIYKGLWHEPLREDLDAFIDKTQERVAGKVRLKLYKGSIRVIGRESPYALYSQELVSFEDKEMDQREIVGMVKFHGLQAALYEQVKNKK; encoded by the coding sequence ATGGAAAAAGAAAAAATAGCAGTTTTAGCATACAGTGGTGGGCTTGATACAAGCTGTTGTTTGAAGTTATTAGAAGATGAGTACGATTATAAGGTAGTTTCAGTTTGCGTTGATGTTGGACAGCCAGAGGAAGAATTAAAGGAACCAGAAGAAAAGGCTAAGAAATTTGGGGTTTTAGAACATTACACAATTGATGCAAAAGAAGAATTTGCAAAGGATTATGTGTTTAGGGCCATTAAGGCAAATGCACTTTATGAAGGTTATCCACTTTCCACAAGTTTGGCAAGACCTTTAATTGCATTAAAGATTGTGGAGTTGGCAAAAAAACTAAATGCAGAGGCAATAGCACACGGATGTACTGGAAAGGGTAATGATCAATTTAGGTTTGAAACAATAATGAGAGCAAAAGCCCCGGATATTAAGGTAATAGCTCCAATTAGGGATTTAAACTTAACAAGAAACGAAGAAATTGAATATGCAAAAAAGAAAGGAATCCCAATCCCAACAGAGAGTAAATCATTCAGTATTGATGAAAACCTTTGGGGAAGAAGTATTGAAGGCGGGATTTTAGAAGATCCAATGACAGAAACTCCTGAAGAAGCATTTGCATGGACCGTAAGTCCGAAAGAAGCAAAAGATGAAGAAGAAGTTGTTGAAGTAGAGTTTGAAAATGGTGTTCCAATTGCAATAAATGGGGAAAAATTAGATCCTGTAAGTTTGATTAAAAAGGCAAATGAAATAGCAGGAAGAAACAGCGTAGGTAGAATTGATATAATCGAAGATAGAATCTTAGGATTAAAATCAAGAGAAAACTACGAATGTCCTGGAGCTGTTTTATTAATAACTGCACATAAAGCTCTTGAACAACTTGTACTTACAAGGGAAGAAATTAAATTTAAAGAAATTGTTGATGCAATGTATGGGGATTTAATCTACAAAGGATTATGGCATGAACCATTAAGAGAAGACTTAGATGCCTTTATAGACAAAACACAGGAAAGAGTAGCTGGAAAAGTTAGATTGAAGTTGTACAAAGGTTCAATTAGAGTCATAGGAAGAGAAAGTCCTTATGCACTATACAGTCAAGAGCTCGTATCATTTGAAGATAAAGAAATGGATCAAAGAGAAATTGTTGGAATGGTTAAATTCCATGGGTTACAGGCAGCACTTTATGAGCAGGTTAAGAACAAAAAATAA
- a CDS encoding TRAM domain-containing protein, whose protein sequence is MNTFGRTERNTRRNIPVEQGKEYQVTVEDVGRGGDGIARLDGFVIFVPNATKGETINIKVTSVKEKFAFAERI, encoded by the coding sequence ATGAATACATTTGGAAGAACTGAAAGAAATACAAGAAGAAATATCCCTGTAGAACAAGGGAAAGAATACCAAGTAACTGTTGAAGATGTCGGTAGGGGGGGAGACGGAATAGCTAGACTCGATGGATTTGTTATATTCGTCCCTAACGCTACCAAGGGTGAAACAATAAACATTAAAGTTACTTCAGTAAAAGAAAAATTTGCATTTGCTGAAAGAATATAA
- a CDS encoding 7-carboxy-7-deazaguanine synthase QueE gives MIREVFSSIMGEGKFIGRRFIFVRFKGCPLDCVYCDEAKKVEGICEVENVPGTGNFEECPNINEELINVINRLKTPDLFAVSFTGGEPLLYSDVIKEYSELLHDLGYKTFLESNGMYPDKVNFFDYGSIDIKLPEHFKSKDVNQWRDLYKNELKTIEKLHNMGSDVYAKIVVMEKTPESLVEDIAKDLSDIGDITLCIQPLTPYGTAKDVPSQEKIFNIMSLCGKYVDVMCTPQIHKIMGIL, from the coding sequence ATGATAAGAGAAGTATTTTCATCCATCATGGGTGAAGGAAAATTCATAGGTAGAAGATTCATATTTGTTAGGTTTAAAGGTTGTCCTTTAGATTGTGTATACTGTGATGAAGCCAAAAAAGTAGAGGGAATATGTGAGGTAGAGAATGTACCTGGAACCGGAAATTTTGAAGAGTGTCCAAACATAAATGAGGAGTTAATAAATGTTATAAATAGGTTAAAAACCCCTGATTTGTTTGCCGTGTCATTCACTGGGGGGGAACCTTTACTTTATTCAGATGTAATAAAAGAATACTCTGAGCTCCTACATGATTTGGGTTATAAAACATTCTTAGAAAGTAACGGCATGTATCCAGACAAGGTAAATTTTTTTGATTATGGTTCGATTGATATAAAACTCCCCGAACATTTTAAAAGTAAAGACGTAAATCAGTGGAGAGATTTATATAAAAATGAGCTTAAAACAATAGAGAAACTCCACAACATGGGTTCTGATGTTTATGCAAAAATAGTTGTTATGGAAAAAACTCCAGAAAGCCTAGTTGAAGATATAGCAAAAGATTTATCTGATATAGGGGACATAACATTATGTATTCAGCCATTAACTCCTTACGGGACTGCCAAGGATGTTCCTTCACAAGAAAAAATATTTAATATAATGTCTCTCTGTGGAAAGTATGTGGATGTGATGTGTACACCCCAAATCCATAAAATAATGGGGATATTATAG
- a CDS encoding orotate phosphoribosyltransferase-like protein: MKKELILKVLKLRDMGFRAGDIADELNVSVDTALYLVLNGEKLLKESEKLKEEHKEIDTFVEWDNVRASSRRLKNISQIMCDMLKDTEFDGIVGISSGGIPLATLMSDEMGKYFAIYVPKKHIHTEQEKSTGFIGQNFSSIENKDVVIVDDVITSGNTVRETVKHLKGIANPKKVIVMVDKSGINEVEGVPVIPLFRIGVVEINK, from the coding sequence ATGAAGAAAGAGCTCATATTGAAAGTCCTCAAATTAAGGGATATGGGTTTTAGGGCAGGAGACATTGCGGATGAATTGAATGTTTCAGTAGATACTGCTCTTTACTTGGTTCTAAATGGGGAAAAGCTTTTAAAAGAATCTGAAAAACTCAAAGAAGAACATAAAGAAATAGATACATTTGTTGAATGGGACAATGTCAGAGCTTCATCAAGACGACTAAAAAATATATCCCAAATAATGTGCGATATGTTAAAAGATACTGAGTTTGACGGTATAGTAGGAATTTCTTCAGGAGGTATTCCTCTGGCCACTTTAATGTCTGATGAGATGGGAAAATATTTTGCAATATATGTGCCTAAAAAGCATATTCACACTGAACAAGAGAAAAGTACCGGGTTTATAGGTCAAAATTTCTCGAGCATTGAAAATAAAGATGTTGTTATTGTAGACGATGTTATAACTTCAGGTAACACTGTAAGGGAGACCGTAAAACATTTAAAGGGAATTGCAAACCCAAAAAAAGTTATAGTAATGGTTGATAAAAGTGGCATAAATGAAGTTGAAGGAGTTCCTGTAATCCCGCTATTTAGAATAGGTGTCGTTGAAATAAACAAATAA
- a CDS encoding glutamine amidotransferase family protein, whose translation MCGIIGFMSRTKRMISGEKIAIALDSLKERGNGQGSGYVGYGIYPKYADKYAIHVFLDNTRDYDKIREKVQDTLQLYGYVLKDEEIPTEEGIINKDYISWRFFYEFDEKYRNSEEDKMVDIVMDINDKIDGAFVFSSGKNLGVFKAAAWPNEVAEYFKIDKYKGYMWLSHARYPTNTRGWWGGAHPFNLLNWSVVHNGEITSYGTNKRYVESFGYKCKLLTDTEVVAYLFDLLVRKHKVPVEYAVSALAPRFWDEIDNLPEEERKIHEAIRMTYGSAMMNGPFGIIVGTHEGMVFMNGDVEQGNAMLGLTDRIKLRPLIAAEKDDLVFVSSEEAAIRKICPELDRVWMPDAGRMVIARIEK comes from the coding sequence ATGTGCGGAATTATCGGTTTTATGAGTAGGACAAAGAGAATGATAAGTGGAGAGAAAATAGCCATAGCTCTAGATAGTTTAAAAGAAAGGGGCAACGGGCAAGGTTCTGGATATGTAGGATATGGTATTTACCCAAAATATGCTGATAAGTATGCCATACATGTTTTCTTGGATAATACAAGAGATTATGATAAAATAAGAGAAAAAGTTCAGGATACACTTCAGTTATATGGTTATGTACTTAAGGATGAAGAGATCCCTACAGAAGAGGGGATTATAAATAAAGATTACATCTCCTGGAGATTCTTCTATGAATTTGATGAAAAATACAGAAACTCCGAAGAAGACAAGATGGTAGACATAGTAATGGATATCAACGATAAAATCGACGGAGCATTTGTATTTTCAAGTGGTAAAAACTTAGGTGTATTTAAAGCTGCAGCATGGCCTAATGAAGTTGCAGAGTACTTTAAAATTGATAAATATAAAGGATACATGTGGTTATCCCATGCAAGATACCCAACAAATACCAGAGGATGGTGGGGAGGAGCTCACCCATTCAACTTACTCAACTGGTCGGTTGTTCATAACGGAGAAATCACAAGCTACGGAACAAATAAAAGATATGTTGAAAGTTTTGGCTACAAGTGTAAGTTGTTAACAGATACTGAGGTTGTAGCTTATCTCTTTGACTTGTTGGTAAGAAAACATAAAGTTCCAGTTGAATATGCTGTAAGTGCACTTGCTCCTAGATTCTGGGATGAAATAGACAACCTGCCTGAAGAAGAAAGAAAAATCCATGAAGCAATCAGAATGACCTACGGAAGCGCAATGATGAACGGTCCATTTGGAATTATAGTGGGAACCCATGAAGGAATGGTTTTCATGAATGGAGATGTTGAACAAGGTAATGCAATGCTTGGTTTAACAGATAGAATAAAACTTAGACCACTTATAGCAGCTGAAAAGGATGATTTAGTATTTGTTTCAAGTGAAGAAGCTGCCATAAGAAAGATATGCCCTGAATTGGATAGGGTATGGATGCCTGATGCAGGAAGAATGGTTATTGCGAGAATAGAAAAATAA
- a CDS encoding glutamate synthase-related protein — translation MIPSTVPPKYKVVVDSDRCMLCERCVTECSWGVYRRQGNKIIAYSNRCGACQRCVSMCPRDAITIEEKRVSWRSHPLWTAEAREDIINQARTGCILLSGMGNAKEFPIYFDNIVLDACQVTNPSIDPLREPMELRTYIGKKPKKLDFDFVEEEIDGKKVKKAKLKTKISPNLKLKTPIMIAHMSYGALSLNSHKAMARAVKECGTFMGTGEGGLHRDLYPYADSVITQVASGRFGVNEEYLSKGAAIEIKIGQGAKPGIGGHLPGEKVSAEVSMTRMIPEGSDAISPAPHHDIYSIEDLAQLVRSLKEATRWKIPVFVKISAVHNVAAIANGIATSDADAVVIDGFKGGTGAAPKVFRDNVGIPIEMAIAAVDDRLREEGVRNEISIIASGGIRNSADVFKSIALGADAVYIGTAVMVAMGCRVCGRCYTGQCSWGIATQKPELVSRLDVDEAAKRVANLIHAWTHEIKELLGAAGINSIESLRGNRDRLRGVGLNEVELKTLGIKPAGM, via the coding sequence ATGATACCTTCAACAGTTCCTCCAAAGTACAAGGTAGTGGTGGATTCTGATAGATGTATGTTGTGTGAGAGATGTGTAACTGAGTGTTCTTGGGGAGTATATAGAAGACAGGGAAATAAGATAATAGCCTATTCAAATAGATGTGGTGCCTGTCAAAGATGTGTTTCAATGTGTCCAAGGGATGCAATAACTATTGAAGAAAAAAGAGTTAGCTGGAGAAGCCATCCATTATGGACCGCTGAAGCCAGAGAAGATATTATAAACCAGGCAAGAACCGGATGTATATTATTGAGTGGTATGGGTAACGCCAAAGAATTCCCTATATACTTCGACAATATAGTTTTAGATGCTTGCCAGGTTACAAACCCTTCAATTGACCCATTAAGGGAACCTATGGAACTAAGAACATACATAGGTAAAAAACCTAAAAAATTGGATTTTGATTTTGTAGAAGAGGAAATAGATGGTAAAAAAGTTAAAAAGGCCAAATTAAAAACAAAAATATCACCAAATTTAAAGTTAAAGACTCCAATTATGATTGCACACATGTCATACGGTGCGTTATCCTTAAACTCACATAAGGCCATGGCTAGAGCTGTTAAAGAATGTGGAACCTTTATGGGTACTGGTGAAGGAGGATTGCATAGAGATCTCTACCCATATGCAGATAGTGTAATTACCCAGGTTGCAAGTGGTAGGTTTGGAGTAAATGAGGAGTATCTGTCAAAAGGAGCTGCGATTGAAATTAAAATAGGTCAAGGTGCAAAGCCAGGTATCGGTGGACACTTGCCAGGGGAAAAGGTTTCAGCAGAAGTTTCAATGACAAGGATGATTCCAGAAGGCTCTGACGCGATTTCTCCAGCACCTCATCACGATATATATTCAATTGAAGATCTTGCCCAATTAGTCAGAAGTTTAAAAGAAGCTACAAGATGGAAGATTCCAGTATTTGTTAAAATTTCCGCAGTTCATAACGTGGCAGCTATTGCAAACGGTATTGCAACATCAGATGCAGATGCTGTTGTTATAGATGGATTTAAAGGAGGTACCGGAGCTGCACCTAAGGTATTTAGGGACAATGTAGGTATTCCAATTGAAATGGCTATTGCTGCAGTTGATGATAGATTGAGGGAAGAAGGAGTAAGAAATGAAATAAGTATTATCGCAAGTGGTGGAATTAGGAACTCTGCAGATGTATTTAAATCTATAGCACTTGGAGCAGATGCGGTCTATATAGGTACTGCAGTAATGGTTGCAATGGGCTGTAGAGTATGTGGAAGATGCTACACAGGACAGTGTTCATGGGGTATTGCAACTCAAAAGCCAGAACTGGTCAGTAGGTTGGATGTGGATGAAGCAGCCAAGAGAGTGGCAAACTTAATACATGCATGGACCCATGAAATTAAAGAATTACTTGGTGCTGCAGGAATAAACTCAATTGAAAGTTTAAGAGGAAATAGAGATAGATTAAGAGGCGTAGGGTTAAATGAGGTAGAATTGAAGACATTAGGAATAAAGCCTGCAGGGATGTAA
- a CDS encoding Coenzyme F420 hydrogenase/dehydrogenase, beta subunit C-terminal domain, giving the protein MKSYLNLKEEVWDKNICSGCGACVAVCPTENIYFKEQSPVKFVCDECACIIAPTQNGEHPISAEFCKVTLYDVPCGACYDACPRTSEGKLSQIENGLDNIIKAVKAKSKLNTKGVQSGGAVTAILANAFDEGIIDGALVMMEDKWTMKPESYLATSKEDVLKSAGSRYNWNAPILEALKEAVMDKKLNKLAIVGTPCVINAVYQMMSSDNDLVIPFRNAIRFKISLFCFETFDYSKMTEKLKSINVDPWEVRKMDIDKGKLIVELLDGTIHSFRLNEVEDVVRSGCNVCTDFTGITADISVGNVGSPEGYSTVLIRNKWGKGLFDRAVINGYLEAEEGVDIKPIESLAEKKARRKDGSEI; this is encoded by the coding sequence ATGAAGTCATACTTGAATTTAAAGGAAGAAGTTTGGGATAAGAACATCTGTTCTGGATGCGGAGCTTGTGTTGCAGTCTGTCCTACAGAAAATATTTATTTCAAAGAACAAAGCCCTGTAAAATTTGTATGTGATGAGTGTGCATGTATAATTGCTCCTACCCAAAATGGAGAACACCCGATATCTGCGGAATTCTGTAAAGTTACCCTTTATGATGTCCCATGTGGGGCCTGTTATGATGCATGTCCAAGAACCTCTGAAGGAAAATTGTCTCAAATTGAAAATGGGCTGGACAATATAATAAAGGCAGTAAAGGCCAAGTCCAAGCTTAATACAAAGGGAGTCCAAAGCGGTGGAGCAGTTACTGCGATTCTGGCGAATGCATTTGATGAAGGGATTATAGACGGAGCTCTTGTAATGATGGAGGATAAATGGACAATGAAACCTGAGTCCTATTTGGCAACTTCAAAAGAAGATGTTTTAAAATCTGCAGGAAGTAGATACAACTGGAATGCTCCTATATTGGAGGCTTTAAAAGAGGCTGTAATGGATAAAAAATTGAATAAGTTGGCAATTGTGGGAACACCTTGTGTTATTAACGCAGTTTATCAAATGATGTCATCTGATAACGACCTTGTAATTCCATTTAGAAATGCCATAAGGTTTAAAATAAGTCTTTTCTGCTTTGAAACATTCGATTACTCTAAGATGACTGAAAAGCTTAAATCAATAAATGTAGATCCGTGGGAAGTACGTAAAATGGATATTGATAAAGGTAAACTAATCGTCGAGCTCTTAGATGGGACAATCCATAGCTTCCGATTAAATGAAGTAGAAGATGTCGTAAGGTCTGGATGCAATGTATGTACAGATTTCACAGGTATAACTGCTGATATATCAGTTGGAAATGTTGGATCTCCTGAAGGATATTCAACAGTGCTTATAAGAAACAAGTGGGGCAAAGGCCTCTTTGATAGGGCAGTTATAAATGGATATTTAGAAGCTGAAGAAGGAGTTGACATAAAACCAATTGAAAGTTTAGCTGAAAAAAAGGCTAGACGAAAAGATGGTTCTGAAATTTAA
- a CDS encoding 4Fe-4S binding protein, with protein sequence MACRNNYKMGVIPKKDGLMVRLSLKPGYLSCEQLIAIGKIAKKYGFGKVHLTTRQGLEFKIKYENLEKVEELLEKEGIKIGSTGTRIRQIVCCIGSECYSSIGDSVSLARKLHDEFEGIWVPKKLKINVSGCPNNCTHHQFCDIGIYFRYILEINKEKCIECGKCENFCEINAIDWKNKAIKENCIGKGDCLKLCDAINVVDKAISINIGGKGGKFPKAAKHLIDVKTEDEVLEVVDILIEMYSKFGKGRIYDFIKELGIDYVKQKVQAQL encoded by the coding sequence ATGGCATGTAGGAACAATTATAAGATGGGAGTTATTCCTAAAAAAGACGGACTTATGGTAAGATTATCCCTAAAGCCAGGTTATCTAAGTTGTGAACAGCTGATTGCAATCGGAAAAATTGCTAAGAAATATGGTTTTGGAAAGGTTCATTTAACTACAAGGCAGGGTTTAGAGTTTAAAATAAAATATGAAAATCTTGAAAAAGTTGAAGAGCTCCTTGAAAAAGAAGGTATTAAAATAGGGTCCACCGGAACAAGGATTAGACAAATCGTATGCTGTATTGGATCCGAATGTTATAGCTCAATTGGTGATTCTGTAAGCCTGGCTAGAAAGCTACATGATGAATTTGAAGGTATTTGGGTCCCAAAAAAATTAAAAATAAATGTTAGCGGATGTCCAAACAACTGTACTCATCATCAATTTTGCGATATTGGGATATACTTCAGATATATATTAGAAATCAACAAAGAAAAGTGCATAGAATGTGGAAAATGTGAAAATTTTTGTGAAATAAATGCAATAGATTGGAAAAATAAAGCTATAAAAGAAAACTGTATTGGAAAGGGAGACTGTCTTAAATTATGCGATGCCATAAATGTGGTAGATAAGGCAATATCCATAAATATAGGCGGTAAAGGCGGGAAGTTTCCAAAAGCTGCTAAGCATCTAATAGATGTTAAAACAGAGGATGAAGTTTTAGAAGTTGTCGATATTTTAATTGAAATGTATTCAAAATTTGGAAAAGGGAGAATTTACGATTTTATAAAAGAACTCGGTATTGACTATGTAAAACAGAAAGTTCAGGCCCAATTATGA